A region of the Canis aureus isolate CA01 chromosome 20, VMU_Caureus_v.1.0, whole genome shotgun sequence genome:
ggggagaacATGTActtaaatcaatgaaatacaatCTCTTGAgatcttctcatgtgcttgacCCTATGCCGTATTTTACACTCATAAtttctttaatcctcacaacattcCTATGAGGAGGgcacttttataattttaattttaaaaaataaaaagctgagttCAAAGAAATTTAGGTAATTTTTCCAAGGTTACAAAGATTGTAAGTGGCAATGCTAAGATTTGAGTCTCTATCTTACTCTAAAATGTATGTTCTACCGTCTGAAATATTCTTGATATTTCTTTATTGGAGTCAGCACTAAGAGgaagataatatatattatatatataaaataaaatatatacacacatattactAAACTCTTATTCTAGAATATGCTTTTCCTTGATCatatacagacacacagagagaaacacaaatacacagaatCTCTAAACAATGTGGACAATATCTTTctttatatgttatttattatgcaataaaatcagtttttcatgtaaattataatatgcattctgaaaaaaatagacaactcaggaatttattttattttatttttatttatttttattcatgagagacagagagagagagagagagagagacagagacacaggcagagggagaagcaggctccatgcagggagcccaacgtgggactggatccctggtctccaggatcatgccctgggccaaaggcagcgctaaaccactgagccacgtggggCTGCCCACAACTCaggaatttaaaagacaaaaccaaccaaccaaccaaacaaacaaacaacgtGTTGAGCCCAGGAATGAGTAGTTCCCTGGACCGTTAATGACATCCCACACTTAAGAGCAGATGCCTCCACACAAATGTCATCGTATTACAAAAATGTTATaggaatattttacattttaagatgaCAATAGAAAATAAGTCTATCTCCCCCCCGCAAATAAGTCTACCCAAATACTGAGGTGTaaataatgcaaaacaaaaaaacaaaataaaattctaaatttcacCATGCCTGCAGGATAATTGAACCCATAAGGTGTTAAAATCAATATCATGGATTATGAATCTAATTTAACTCTTCTTGCTTGTTATTAAGGGTTTCCAATGTGACCCATGACCTCcagcattagaaaaaaatggataccTGAAACatttttgtcctttctgattGCTCACTGTTCCCCATTTCTctataaacatacatacacatagctatatatgcacatgcacacacatgcacacattttcCACATCCAGTTACTGATATCCATGTCTTAGTGTCAATTCTCTGGAAAACTACAGATGAAGGTAAATTTTGTCCAAATCATTTGTCTTTATCAAGGTCCCCAGATATTTGATGTTACTGTGCTATATGTAGCCAACCAGGACTTCCTTGTTCCTCCTCCCATCCCAAGCTTGCTTTCTACCCCATCGCCATCATATAATTGATTTATTCAGAATCTCTCACAGCTGCTCACTACTAGAGATAATTAGATGATCTAACTCAAACATAGACACTCTGAGCTGatgatatttcaataaaatttcctttcagtCACTGCTTTCATTTTTAGCCAAGGATAAAGTTGTCCCAAGTCAAAGttataaggaaaacaaatttcaTCTTAGAAACTTCCAAAAATCCTAGACTTGGCCCTTTATTCCTAGTAGAacccccttttcccttttctttctcatcaGACTCCTAAATAACTTTCTTATCCTCCCCAGAATTTTTTCAAACCTGAATCTCTTATACCTACATATTTTAGCAAACCAACCTGTATAAGACAACAGCTGAGTAGATGCCTACAGTTTTTTCAGCAAAGATACTCTGGGTTTAATTTACcaaaatatgttctttttaaaaaagattttatttgcttattcctgagagacacagagagagagagagtcagagacacaggcagagggagaagcaggctccctgagggaagcttgatgtgggactccatccagggcccccaggatcatgaccagagctaaaggcagatgcttaaccactgagccatgcaggcaccccacgAAATATGTCCTTGGTGAACCAGTACTGCCATCCAGGTTTCTGAGGTAGCtaagaatacatacaaatatatgtacccctataattctatttatttacttttactgaTAATGGTAACTATTAATATAGCATCCTTTATTAAAAAGCTCAGACATTATTTCTCTTATGAAGTCTAcctaattctttctttctgaccCACAGAACCCTGTGCCCTTCTCGGTCATGAATCATATATTCTAATATGTGCTACCAGTTCACCTGGATTGTGGATTCCACACAGACTAGAGCTTGTTTACCCCTGTATGTCTAGAATACAAGAGAAGCTCATCATAGTCTCCCTTTTCTACCAGATTTCTACACTAATCCAACCATTTAGCCTAGTGATTCTCAAGCAGAAGGggaaaaaactctttttttttttttttttggaaaaaactATTTCTTAGCACAAAGAATCTTCCAGAAGATTTTTCCAACCAAGCACAGGCTTGATGTTTTTGTCATATTCCCTGCAAGAGGGTATGGCCTACACCTCTTTGGATGCATCGTCACTGTCTGAGTCATTGCACAGGACAGCAAAAAAGGAATATGTTCTAATCCTTAGGTGCATCTGGGTAGTAAAATTAAAGAATCATTGCTCTGATTCTGTAGAATCACATGTAGGTCTTTTAATGTATTATGACTCTGTGACTTTTCCTGTGCTGTATCCACCTTCTTATCCACTTGACTAATTCCTACTAGATTTTCACATTATGGATCAATTATAACCTCTAACATGAAGACTTCTAAGATCTCCTTTTGCTTGGCGACATAGATTTCTCAGGACTCTACTAGTGCCTGTGTGTACAGCCATCACTATACATTATCTGTTTACTCCATTTGTTCATTTCACTCTGTCCCACCCACTAAATTATAAGCACCTTGAGTCTgagtattgtgtttttaatatttctatcacAACACCCCATCATAGTAATAGGTCAATAATATTTATACAATAAATGATTCCTGATATGAATAAGAGAGTGAATTAAATTCAGCCTTAAAAGCAACTTAGAAACAGAGATAAACATGGAAGGATTTACCCAAGTAAATCCTGGGGTTATGATGCTCTAATTTTTAGCTCTTTAAATCTATAGGTCTATCCTCCTGTTGgcattcttttctttgattttgtgaGGTACCATTGAGTGTGACTAATAAATTACCATTTCTTGTTTTGGTCTGCTAGTTGTTGAGGCTTAAAGAAGTCTAAGCAATAAAGTATATTACATGTGTATCTCAATCCTTATGAccttttaaagtaacttttactatttttgtttgcAAAACAGATAAGGACATTGATACTCAGGAAAACTAGGTTATTTTCCAAAGTCacttggctcagcagttttagaACTGAtaagtaacttttaaaatcctttgtatttctgtggtatcagctattacttctctctcatttctgattttatttatttaggttctttttttttttttcttgatgagtctggctaagggCTTaaccaattttgttgatcttttcaaagaaggagCTCTTggtatctgatttttttaagtccctatgtcatttatttctgctctgcacttctctttccttctactcACCTTaggctttgttttattcttttctaattcctttaggtgtaaagttagattgtaatttgagttttctcttgtttcttgaggtagacctgtatcactgtatatttccctcttagaatgGCTTTCACTGTGTCTCACAGATTTTGGACCGTTtgttgtgttctcattttcttttgttttcatgtactttctaaattatttcttcttcGAGAAGTAAGGTCTGagactatgcttagagggcatgtCTTTTCCCTGCACATCATGTCTTCTGAAGATGAGAAGGGGATGTTGAAATAAAGAAGAGCAGGGTATATTTATTCTAAGTGGGAGAGACATATGTCCATGTCCTTTCCTGGAAACTGCAAATAGCACTAAGGAAGAAGATGGAGTGAACTGGGTGGCAACAAGAGTCAAGAAGGGGTACAATAGGAGAGAACATAAGTAAGGGAGAACCAAGCTACATTTAcactttagaaaaacaaatttggcAGCAGTGGGAATAATGCACTGGAAGAAGGCAACAGTATAAACAAGAAGACCAGATATATATTTGACTTCTATGGTTATATAGACAAACAATGGTGGAGTCTAAACTTAAGTGATTGATGGAGAGGACAGAGCCATAGTCAGTAAATCAATTAGACAGAATAATTGGATGTAAGAAGTCtaagaagaagaaacaagtcaGAAAAGATTTCAATACATTTCTTTTGCCATGTAGATAATGGTAATATTCACTGAACACAGGAATCTAGGAATGATGGCTGGCATTGGGTAAAGAAAAGGCAAGTTCAGTTTTGTGTCTTTGACAATAGAATACCAAATGGGAAATCCTAACAAGCTGGTAGTAAGTTCTGGAGTTCAGGGGAGTTGGTTCATGGTCCAGCCAGAGAAATGAAGGCCATTAGTTACAGTCAAAAAAGAGAAGTCTCCTTTCTGGTAAAAGCAGGTCTTAGGTCTATGTTTTCCTATAGCCAAAAGTTAATTATTTAATTGTTGTCCAAACTGAGACAAAAGAGGAGCAGAGACCAGGTGGTGATTCTCAAGTCAGGAGCCAAATAAGTAAAGCTACTGCAGCATGGTGAATGACTTAACATGCAAATCTTGCTATTATCATATGAATTATGGGAGTAGGGAAATCAACAGGCAAGTAGGCAGAGTGAGGAGATCAGCCAGGTGAAGTGAAGAAGGAAtctgataaataataatatttcaaaagtaaacaGAGGATGAGGAATCCAAGAGTCAGAGAAAGTATAACCAGAGattcagaagaaggaaaataggaTATCTGAGAAGAGAAATTAATGACCTGAGTCAGACAATGCAGAGAATTCatgtaaaaacagaaacaaagtatgTCCATTTGATTCAGTCAGTGGGAAACTCTTGCTCACCTTGATAGGTACACTACTTTGTTAGGAGATGTTCACCAGTTTAGAATTCAAACACAATCAGCCATAATCACTTAATGGGACTCTATGGCTTCCTGAGCCTGCTCAATTTTACAAGCACATCAAGTATGCTAAAAACataacagaaattaataaaaaactaGACTTATGCACATGAATCCAATATGCCAGCACAAGTTTCTCATGACGGAAGACAGGGCAGTTCCTCTTTGTTTCACGTACTGAAAAGGATGGTCATTTTCTATCCAACACCCTCTTTCCTTTGTGAAAGAGGTAACTGAGTATCTAAAGCAAACTGGACTCCACCAGCAAAATGTGGCGAACAGGAGAACAGAAGCACAAGAACCAGCTGCTGGCACCTGGGTAAGACCAAAGGATTCCTGGATGTTTGATGTCCTCTAGTGCAGTCAAGTTTCCTACCCAATCAGAGCCCTTTAGCAAAGTACTGAGGAAGACAGCCACCCTGGTGTGGCAGCATTGTGAAAGCAGCCcaggaggggagaaagaaaacactttCATGTGCTGACCTCATCCTGTTTTTCcccttttgtctttgcttttgcctctgtcttttatatttctctctgTACTCCAGGATCCACTTCTTTCCAACCTTTGAACACCATATGAATATGTCACATTGAAAGCCACAGTGAAGTAGTGGTAGAGTAAAATCAATTCCTTGAACCTCCATTTCTCATAAAATGGTCAGAGGGTGAAAGAGAAAGCTCCtcacagatctctctctctctctctctctctctctctctgtaactgtCAGGAAGGCCCACTTGACTTTTAACTCCTGCAGGACCCAGCTTAGGGtcacctgaaaaataaaatgcattaaagCCAACACAAACTAGAAATAGTCTAAGAAAAATTTTCCCTACTTCAAATGTTCTTAATAGTTTCCAGGGTGCTGAGATAAGGATTCTCCTTCCCCAGAGAAGGTCTGGGGTGTGGTGTAGAAATAGTCACACTGGTCAGCTCTTACCTAGGCAGCAGGTTTGAACATATTAAGAGAGGACTTCAAGGAAGTGAAAAAATCTGTGAGGTccaggagcataaatattcaaaGGCAGGATGTTACCACTCCAATGGGCCAGTATTCGGGCCTTTCTGCAGGCCAAGGTAGCAGAGGCAGCGAGCCTAAGATAGAAGAGCTTCATTCTCATCAAAGAATAGGAAGGAGTCCATCAAGCAGAGATCACGTTAGAACTTCACTCATACTCACTGTCCCTATTACATTCTTAATTGTGATGcgggaagaaacaaaaatgttttttaaaagacacactgAATGTTGAAGAGCTCATCCTTAGAGTAGGATGGACCTGGATAAGGATTCTATTTCCATCACCTACTTATGAAATAGCTCCACAACAACATAGATCACTTCTGTTCTTGCCTACCCCTATATGCCTAGAGTTAAGCACAGTACCCGCTACAAAataggtgctaaataaatatttgtcaaataaactcaagaaaataaataaaaagaacataaagcaGGAAGAATTTATCGTACACTGAGGAAGTTGCTTCACAGCTCCtaatctcagtttcttcttctgccaaatggaaaaaaaaactactgtACCTCAGTAAGGAGTGTCTAAAGGGTTCaaggagaaagaatatatatgtgtgcttATCAACATGTTTAGTCCTTAAACATATTTGGTAAATGCTAGCTATTATACTGATAAACAAATCTTTAGACATACAGGACCCTGTAGGTCCTAAAGGAAACCCCAGTTAAAGAACCAGAATATTAGGTGTATGTAATCCAAAGGTGGTTTTGACACAGGTTAAACAGGGGTAGGGCATGATGTGTGCATATTCTTCATACTTCACGAGGATCCACAAGTAGTACAAATACTCCCTGGGAACATGGTATTATAAGGAAAGCTAAAATTTTGcaacttaaattttatatagaCTTTTACTTTAaagtgtgtgtgtcgggggggggTAGTATTCCTAATTTTAAGGGCATATCCAATTCTTTCAAAAGcagaatgataataataacaataaataacaacaacaacaaactgacCATTGTAATTTAGAATTGACTGCTAGATAAGCACCTGGAACTATGGGCTTATCCAAAGTACAAGAAAACAGTATTTTACAGCAAAATAGTTGAGAGAGGCTACTGCATCCTGGAAGTTTTacgaaattttaaaagaaaaaattggagaGATCCAAAATAACATGAACCACAGAATCTCAGGGTTGAATGAGTCTCTAAAACCATGTTTCCAAACTCCCACTGGCACTGAATCCTGGGGAGATGAATGCCAATCTGAAGTCTTGCTGGATGATTTAGATTTGGCTAGATGGAGAATAGGTCTAAAGGTGTCTCActctttagagaaagaaaaggggagagagcaagagagagaaagacaaagggagagggaactAATAACCTAAGTGTCCTGCTGACTGTTCTAGGAAATGTCAATTATGCCATCCTGGAAATGAGTACGACAGGGCCTAGGACTTGCGCCTTAGTTTTCAGCACTTCCACTGAAGAAATTGGACTGGGTGATggataaatgttttaaatcatcTCTCCCAAGCTCTGTCACTGGCCAAAAACCGGGTCAACTCATTGCTACATTTCTCAGGCTGCCTATAGTTGGAAATAATGTAATCTTCCCTAGGCACTGTAGTGCTGTTTATCTGTTCTTATGATTACGGCAAAATGCCACAGCTCTGTTTCACAACAGAGATTATAACAGGaacataaaataaagcaaattaattGTTTCTCATGATAACAATGTTAgatgacaaagaaataaaaacaggctATCTTCTttccaaagcaattttaaaaCCCTAACACTGAGCCATGCTCAGTCTACTCTGATCTAGCACAGGcttcataaaatatattctttcagagtatttgttgttgttgttaatgcaCACATATTCCCTGCTGTTGCAGAAGAGAGAGGCCCACACAGAGCCTCCATTTTGCCACTGGAGGTGATTCTTTTAAAGGGCCTTTCAGAAATCAGGAATGTAGTTAAAGCAATAAGCATCTCTGAACTATATCTTACTGGGGGAACTAATGAAAAACAATTGTTCTTCTGTTCCTTGTATATCACCTGATGAGTCTATCTGGTCCCCATGAAATACATAAGTACTGCTTTAAGAGCAGAAAATATCAAGATCCAGAGGAGAAGACTTTATCatgttcaaaaaaaagaaagcaaatgaaatcTGAAAGTGATTATAGAATGAAAGAGTTCTTACTACATGCCAGACTTTTGGTGTATaggaatcaaaatgaatcaagagAACCATTGGGAACAGGGACTGATCCATACATTGAACTGTAATGGACTATGCACTAGGCAGTCGGATCATGTTCTCTACAAAGCTGCATTAGGCCAATTCAAAGAATTCAATGTGGTTGGCTGATATGACTGAACAGTAGAAAAAGACTCCTGAGAAAAAGTAAGATTTAAGCTAGGGCTAACAAAATGGGTAAGATTAGAATAATTGGGGCACAATATGGATGGGCATTGGGGAGAAAAACAGCTTAAATTCAAGACAAATATTATGATCTAAGCACAGAAtaatatagaaagagatggagtcttAGATTTGGAAACCATGGAATGGCTTCTTATATGAGGAGACTCTACCACGTAGCAGTCAAATTCATCTGCTCTCCAAGAAAGTTCCTCTCATGCTGGGCCCTGTTGTAGTCATATCTGCTTCTCTGGAATCCAGTACAGTGTCTACTCTATAATTTAGTTTAATGAAAATGTTGTACACCAAATGGCTTCCAAATGTAAGTTTGAATTGCCTATATAAACAGCCTTTAAAAGAATGGatttaacagattaaaaaaaaatcaatttgtggGTAGCTGagcagctcagtcggttgagtgtctatctttggTTTAAGTCATAGACTCGGGATCGAAttccaggttgggctccctgctcagtggcagtctgcttttccctctcccccatgcttatgttctctcaaataaataaataaaatctttaaaaaatcaatatgctTAATTTTTAGGACAATATTTATTGGTACTTCATAATTCTGTACTCTATGCTTAAGAAGAATTGTTTCACTGTATTTATATGACCCGTAAACTACAGGTTTGCACTAATGTTTGGACACACATTTTTATTCAATTGACCACTTATTGTAAGGACTGAAGAAATACATAATTagctttttagaaagaaaggcaaaatacTGAGTTCTTAAAAAGTAaggatttaaagaataaaattatatttctaagaCAGAGTGGATAATGTGGAACCAGAGTGGTGAGAGAACCCATTATTGCAATCTTCTCACAAAGTTTTTATAACACAGGACCCAGGTGTATAAAACTGGATGAGATGGTTTTGATGGTTAACACACAGGAGATCAAAAAGGTCAGAAAAGTAACCATGGGCTGGAGTGATCATGAAATTatgaaaactatgaaaaaatgttGCATGAATTTCCCAGAAGAGACATCAATGGCAGAAATATTGAAAGTTCTTATTAAAACGTGCatgttttatgtatgtgtgtgtatatatatatgtatatatatataaatatacaaatgtatatatccTCTATTTTATATGTAGATGCTATTACTGCCTGGACCCTGATGTTACAGTATTTAGAAGATGTCCTAGAAGATATAAACCCCAGGAGATAGTTCCGTGAAAATATAAAGTACAGATGTACCGAGAGATGTGTCCTAGCTGAGTGGGCAAATTGATTTCTAtcaactgcattttattttaaataggacaggtgtttatttttcaaaaatacctGTGGAAAATCCTGCCATGACCTGCAGAATCATTTCCTATATCCTACACTTTGTCAGCATATTTCAGTATGTTGAGCTTACTTGGTTAGGGGTTATCTACACGGAGACTCCATCTCTTGCTCCATGACAAACATGATAACAGAAAGAGATGTACCTTcttagttcttaaaaaaaaaatttggattgCACAATATTAGAGTGTGAAGCATTCTTACTATCAGCTGGAGAATACTAAGGTAAGATTtcataatcctttttaaaaatgtattcttgcAGATGCATCTCCAAGAAGTAATTTATGATGCATTATCTAAATTCCTCCTGTTGTCCTAATCATTGGAAGTAAGACTCccaaaaacttagaaataaaatatacatatacatacatatacttgCAGACACACCCCTTCATCAATCCAGTATTAAGTAGTGTTTTCATGTCTGCAATACTACCTCATAATCTACAGTCACAAATTATACCACCTATGATATATTGCAGGGGTCATGTGCCAAATAAGGTCAACCACCTGTCTTTTGTAAATAAACGGCTATTGGAATAAAgctatgctcatttgtttatatattgtctGTGGTTACTTTCATGCTAGTGTAACAGCAGAATTGAGCAGTTGCAAACAAGAACATATGATtcacaaagtctaaaatacttATTATCGTGTCCTTTATAGTTTGTTGACCCTAACCTATAGTCTAAGTGCCATAATGCATCAGGAATTCCCAATCACTTACAGCTGTCAAAATTGAGTGTATCTTctttaaaacaatgtaaaatgatTTCCTAAGTAGGAACACCTAGAGTTTTATTTCCAATCTAATTTTAACAGAGTTGCTATAAATACCCCTTAATACTATTACCACCAATGACGTACAGTGCTTTGCCATAGAAGAGTAAGTCATATTTACTAATATTTCAATGTGTCAGGTGTGGGTAGGTTCCTTTTGGAGTgcgtatgtatatgtatgtatatagtcaCAACCACTTAGTGAACTATTATTTCCAatttacagataagcaaaaagAGGTTCATATGGTTTATAAAAATTAGCAACTGACATACAACTAGAATTTTGGTAAGCTATGATTTGATTACAGATCTCTAGCTTCAAAATCCAAGTTCTTCCCAGTACATAAcagaacttttttgttttttaattttaatttttttcagctttctagGGAATTAATTGGGCAAAATGCATAGGCAACTCACATCCTGGATTGCCTCATTGCCCATGAGTTCTCTAATATTTAGTTctaaataaatactataatatAAACAAGAAAAGTCTAAAGAAGAGCACCTAGTGCCATTACAACAACAACAGGGCTTTTTAGAGAACAATTACTCTATCATACCAGGTAGAAAAGGAGTAATTCCACAGACCATTTATGGTTCTCTCTGGAAGTGTTCTCTGCACTGACAGCCAAGATGTTTTTTTCACATTGCGACAACAGATCTCAGCTCCGCCTCTCTGTATTTCATTCTCTgctccaaacaaataaaatttacaattctCATTTGAGGCGTTCAcaaataaaatgctttgaaacAACTGCCCTTCATTAGAGTTTCATGAACCATTGGGGTGTAATCAGATCTTGTTGGAAACCACATTCCAGCCCTGTGTACAATATTACTATGACCACTGCTACTCAGAAAATCTGTGCTCTAAAGTGAA
Encoded here:
- the LOC144291725 gene encoding uncharacterized protein LOC144291725 isoform X1, with product MDKSERYGFTKKTTCASANRLSGWPFTSAAHSKLKNQKPETKKPDMEKHPILPEKDLVGSWAPSELVKPNEPCALLGHESYILICATSSPGLWIPHRLELVYPCMSRIQEKLIIVSLFYQISTLIQPFSLVILKQKGKKLFFFFFLEKTIS